A DNA window from Pontimonas salivibrio contains the following coding sequences:
- a CDS encoding phosphoribosylaminoimidazolesuccinocarboxamide synthase — protein MTTLADWALTYQGKVRDIYIPHSASSAADADRLLIVASDRVSAFDVVLEPNIPGKGAALTRVSAWWMSTFADIPHHLLDERPPEEVADRAVVARSLSMLPVECVVRGYLVGSGWKDYQATGTICGIELPPGLHEGDKLPEPLFAPATKAAIGDHDENISFEQVLELVGKKDAHALRDTSLDIYNRAHQIAWERGLILADTKFEFGRGGEPGEIVLADELLTPDSSRYWDVERYRAGGDDRLDSFDKQVIRNWLAGTWDKTGAPPRLPADIVATTQERYLELERRLRG, from the coding sequence ATGACCACTCTGGCTGATTGGGCCCTCACCTACCAGGGCAAGGTTCGGGATATTTATATTCCACATAGCGCATCTAGTGCGGCTGATGCCGATCGGTTGCTCATTGTCGCCAGTGACAGAGTGAGCGCTTTCGACGTAGTCCTCGAGCCAAACATCCCCGGTAAGGGCGCTGCACTCACGCGGGTCAGTGCGTGGTGGATGTCCACCTTTGCTGATATTCCTCACCATCTGCTGGATGAGCGCCCCCCTGAGGAGGTGGCTGATCGCGCTGTCGTCGCCCGTTCCCTGTCCATGCTCCCAGTGGAATGTGTTGTTCGGGGGTACTTGGTCGGCTCGGGGTGGAAGGACTATCAGGCCACCGGCACCATCTGCGGCATTGAACTACCCCCCGGATTACACGAAGGGGACAAGCTTCCGGAGCCCCTCTTCGCCCCGGCAACGAAAGCGGCCATCGGAGACCACGACGAAAACATCAGCTTCGAACAAGTCCTCGAACTCGTGGGGAAAAAAGACGCCCACGCCCTTCGCGACACCAGCCTCGACATTTACAACCGGGCCCATCAGATTGCTTGGGAGCGCGGGTTGATACTGGCAGACACCAAATTCGAATTTGGTCGCGGGGGTGAGCCCGGTGAGATTGTTCTAGCCGACGAATTGCTCACCCCTGACAGCAGTCGCTACTGGGATGTGGAGCGCTACCGCGCAGGCGGCGACGACCGGTTAGACAGTTTCGACAAACAGGTGATTCGCAACTGGTTGGCCGGCACCTGGGACAAGACCGGCGCTCCGCCACGCCTGCCGGCAGACATTGTGGCGACCACTCAGGAGCGCTACCTCGAACTGGAAAGACGTCTTCGGGGCTAA
- the purM gene encoding phosphoribosylformylglycinamidine cyclo-ligase has translation MSEPTAYQRSGVDTAAGDLAIELMRADVQKTHSGLVLGGVGGFAGLFDAKALKDFDHPVLATSTDGVGTKVAIAQALDRHDTIGQDLVAMVIDDIVVVGATPLFLTDYIACGKVFPDTIASIVSGIARACAASGVALIGGETAEHPGLLGEREYDVAAAATGVVEKDALLGPERVQPGDEVVAIASSGLHSNGYSLARKIVSDAGLSLQESLSGQQQSLGDMLLEPTLVYTPGILDVLRRMPGVVHSASHITGGGIAQNIQRVLPLGTALTLERGSWALPSVFSVLTAHGGLGLDDVEDSWNLGMGAALMVKAGSAGDVVSVLAEKGFHAQVVGTVRDATEVPGAMSAEAAKGVKGGAVRLEGHWPN, from the coding sequence GTGAGTGAGCCCACTGCCTATCAGCGCTCAGGTGTGGACACTGCCGCCGGAGATTTGGCCATCGAATTGATGCGCGCCGATGTGCAAAAAACTCACAGCGGTTTGGTCCTGGGGGGTGTCGGCGGCTTTGCGGGATTGTTCGACGCGAAGGCGCTGAAAGATTTCGACCACCCCGTCTTGGCCACCTCCACAGACGGCGTCGGCACCAAAGTGGCGATTGCTCAAGCCTTAGATCGCCACGACACCATCGGTCAAGACCTGGTCGCCATGGTCATCGATGACATCGTCGTTGTGGGGGCGACCCCACTGTTTCTCACCGACTACATTGCGTGCGGAAAAGTCTTTCCCGACACGATTGCCTCAATCGTGTCGGGCATCGCCCGTGCCTGCGCGGCAAGTGGTGTTGCTCTGATCGGCGGAGAAACTGCCGAACACCCGGGACTTTTGGGCGAGCGCGAATACGACGTGGCGGCTGCGGCTACGGGTGTAGTCGAAAAAGATGCGCTTTTGGGGCCGGAGCGGGTCCAACCAGGCGATGAAGTCGTCGCTATTGCCTCTAGCGGTCTCCACAGCAACGGGTATTCCCTCGCTCGAAAAATCGTGTCTGATGCGGGCTTGTCTTTGCAGGAGTCCCTCTCTGGCCAACAGCAAAGCCTTGGGGACATGCTGCTGGAGCCCACACTGGTCTACACACCAGGAATTCTCGACGTGCTTCGGCGCATGCCGGGCGTTGTTCACTCCGCCAGTCACATCACCGGTGGCGGTATTGCACAAAATATTCAACGCGTGTTGCCACTGGGAACAGCGCTCACCTTGGAGCGAGGCAGTTGGGCTCTCCCTTCAGTGTTTTCTGTGCTGACCGCCCATGGCGGCTTGGGCCTGGACGATGTGGAAGACAGCTGGAATCTCGGGATGGGCGCAGCCTTGATGGTGAAAGCCGGTTCAGCTGGCGACGTGGTCTCGGTCCTCGCCGAGAAAGGCTTTCACGCACAAGTGGTGGGCACGGTGCGCGATGCCACCGAAGTGCCAGGCGCAATGAGCGCGGAAGCAGCGAAGGGCGTTAAAGGTGGCGCTGTGCGCCTAGAGGGGCACTGGCCGAACTAG
- the purS gene encoding phosphoribosylformylglycinamidine synthase subunit PurS, whose product MSTIIIDVMPKRELLDPAGKAVHRALQQDGHSDIAAVRIGKRFELTIDGDVTEVHLEKARALADDLLSNGVIEDVVAIRVEDTP is encoded by the coding sequence GTGTCGACCATCATCATCGACGTGATGCCCAAGCGTGAACTTCTTGACCCCGCCGGCAAAGCCGTTCACCGCGCACTGCAACAAGACGGTCACAGCGACATCGCTGCCGTGCGAATCGGGAAACGCTTCGAGCTCACCATTGACGGCGATGTCACCGAAGTGCACCTCGAGAAGGCACGTGCGCTGGCAGACGACCTGCTCTCCAACGGGGTGATTGAAGACGTGGTCGCAATCCGAGTGGAGGACACACCCTGA
- a CDS encoding CrcB family protein, with protein MSGSVVGISVVGGSEWLLVAGLGALGALLRWAMSAWVTSYPRALMIVVVNSVGACAAGWGLAGGWGVWGMVLAAGLWGSLTTFSTLAVDVVEFSVTKRLRSGVTLLLLHVLGGALGVGAGMVLASAL; from the coding sequence ATGAGCGGCAGCGTCGTTGGGATCAGCGTCGTGGGCGGCAGTGAATGGCTCCTAGTCGCCGGTCTAGGGGCACTGGGCGCGCTCTTGCGCTGGGCAATGAGTGCTTGGGTGACCAGTTACCCGCGAGCTCTCATGATTGTGGTGGTGAACAGTGTGGGTGCGTGTGCTGCCGGGTGGGGTCTTGCCGGCGGTTGGGGTGTGTGGGGGATGGTGTTAGCTGCGGGCCTGTGGGGTTCACTCACCACATTTTCTACTCTCGCTGTCGATGTGGTGGAGTTTTCTGTCACCAAGAGACTTCGATCAGGTGTCACCCTTTTGCTCCTGCACGTACTGGGTGGCGCGTTGGGTGTCGGGGCGGGAATGGTCTTAGCGTCCGCGCTGTGA
- a CDS encoding DUF3073 domain-containing protein has protein sequence MGRGRQKAKHTKVARELKYSSPNTDLTQLERELAAQSGEGEDQYVDRWADDADEDR, from the coding sequence ATGGGTCGCGGACGTCAGAAAGCAAAGCACACAAAAGTCGCTCGGGAGCTCAAATACAGCAGCCCGAACACTGACTTGACCCAACTGGAGCGCGAACTTGCCGCCCAGTCGGGTGAAGGTGAAGACCAGTATGTGGACCGCTGGGCCGATGACGCGGACGAAGACCGCTAG
- the purF gene encoding amidophosphoribosyltransferase: MCGIVGMVSTGPVNQDIYDSLALLQHRGQDSTGMATLEGGGFHIHKAKGQVKEAYRTRDMRKLRGTTGLGHVRYATKGSAKREEEAQPFYVNSPFGIVLVHNGNLTNTRELTAQLHDQDRRHLNTTSDTELLVNVLARELQVAQDGKDFNPQQLFTAITRVHERVEGSYAAIALIAGHGLLAFRDPFGIRPLVLGRRQAGLLGTEWVVASESLVLESGDYDIVKDIAPGEAVFISTGGELFEQQCSPSPQMYPCSFEYVYLARPDSTMNGISVYEARLRLGDRLAATIAKHAPVKDIDVVMPIPDSARPAAMQVARRLGIEYREGFYKNKYVGRTFIMPGQAQRTKSVKQKLNALPSEFEGKNVLIVDDSIVRGTTSKEIVEMARRAGAKSVTFTSAAPPVRYPHVYGINMPSSSELVAAGRTIPEITQEIGADYLIYQEVEDMKDAILEGSDITELDMSCFTGEYCTGNVDQEYLDWLEGNQSS; the protein is encoded by the coding sequence ATGTGTGGCATTGTGGGCATGGTCTCTACGGGCCCGGTTAATCAAGACATTTACGACTCTTTGGCCCTACTCCAACACCGCGGGCAAGATTCGACCGGGATGGCCACCCTCGAAGGTGGCGGCTTTCACATCCACAAGGCCAAAGGCCAAGTGAAAGAGGCTTACCGCACCCGCGATATGCGCAAACTGCGCGGTACGACGGGTCTTGGTCACGTGCGCTATGCCACCAAGGGAAGTGCGAAACGAGAAGAAGAAGCACAACCTTTTTACGTGAACTCGCCGTTTGGCATCGTGCTCGTGCACAACGGGAACCTCACCAACACTCGCGAGTTAACCGCCCAACTTCACGACCAAGACCGCAGGCACTTAAACACCACCTCGGATACGGAACTCTTGGTCAACGTGTTAGCCCGTGAGCTCCAAGTTGCCCAGGATGGCAAAGACTTCAACCCACAACAGCTTTTCACGGCAATCACTCGCGTTCACGAACGAGTCGAGGGCTCCTATGCGGCGATTGCCCTCATCGCGGGCCATGGCTTGTTGGCTTTTCGGGATCCGTTTGGCATCAGACCTCTGGTGTTAGGGCGCCGGCAAGCAGGGCTTTTGGGAACCGAATGGGTTGTCGCCAGTGAATCGCTCGTACTCGAATCAGGCGACTACGACATTGTGAAAGACATCGCCCCCGGCGAAGCGGTGTTTATTTCCACTGGAGGTGAACTTTTCGAACAACAGTGTTCACCCTCCCCGCAGATGTACCCGTGCTCGTTTGAATACGTCTATTTGGCGAGACCAGACTCCACCATGAACGGTATTTCGGTTTACGAAGCCCGGCTTCGACTCGGTGACCGACTCGCCGCCACCATCGCCAAACATGCCCCGGTGAAAGACATCGATGTGGTGATGCCCATTCCGGACTCCGCGCGACCCGCCGCGATGCAGGTCGCCAGACGCTTAGGCATCGAATACCGCGAAGGTTTCTATAAGAACAAATACGTCGGGCGGACATTCATCATGCCGGGTCAAGCCCAGCGGACAAAAAGTGTGAAACAGAAACTCAACGCCCTCCCCAGCGAATTTGAGGGCAAAAACGTCCTCATTGTCGACGACTCCATCGTCAGGGGCACCACATCGAAAGAGATTGTGGAAATGGCACGGCGTGCAGGTGCCAAATCGGTGACGTTTACCTCAGCGGCGCCACCGGTGCGCTACCCCCACGTGTACGGCATCAATATGCCAAGCAGTAGTGAATTGGTCGCCGCGGGGCGAACCATTCCCGAAATCACTCAAGAAATTGGTGCGGACTACCTCATCTATCAAGAAGTTGAGGACATGAAGGACGCCATCCTCGAAGGCTCCGACATCACGGAGCTTGATATGAGCTGTTTCACCGGTGAATACTGCACCGGCAACGTCGACCAGGAATACTTGGACTGGTTAGAGGGCAACCAGTCGAGTTAG
- a CDS encoding SGNH/GDSL hydrolase family protein, which produces MVVNLDSGPRVQPAQLWHKLARPAGHALAPLLIGQGRLARAKRGRLPNAPMPWSGVIEGPKALSVLGLGDSTIAGVGVYNPMLGLTSQFAKALYAHTSRGVEWDSVGQRGITSAQLLDHYLPLALDEHDDVDVVMLSIGANDAKNLVSASRAVGNIVRIIDTLHQHYPNALVIASSLPAFHLFDTLAQPLRSIIAGHAQSIERSARPLVEARRFAVMTPPPPNYPPGFFASDGFHPSAEGYRIWAGFALDYVAGRGGFAHLASR; this is translated from the coding sequence ATGGTTGTCAATCTCGACTCGGGTCCCCGCGTGCAGCCAGCACAGCTCTGGCACAAGTTGGCACGACCTGCCGGACATGCCCTCGCCCCTCTGCTCATTGGACAGGGACGCCTCGCTCGGGCCAAACGTGGCCGGCTACCAAACGCTCCCATGCCGTGGTCCGGAGTAATCGAGGGACCCAAAGCGTTGAGCGTTCTTGGTCTCGGCGATTCAACTATCGCCGGTGTGGGAGTGTACAACCCCATGTTGGGTCTCACCTCGCAGTTTGCGAAAGCCCTCTACGCGCACACTTCCCGGGGTGTGGAGTGGGACAGTGTCGGGCAACGAGGGATCACCAGCGCGCAGCTTCTTGACCACTACCTTCCCTTGGCACTGGACGAACATGACGATGTGGATGTAGTGATGTTGTCCATTGGGGCCAATGATGCGAAAAATTTGGTGTCCGCCTCCCGTGCAGTAGGCAACATTGTCCGCATCATCGACACCCTTCACCAGCATTACCCGAACGCTCTGGTCATTGCGTCGTCGCTACCCGCCTTCCACCTTTTCGACACATTGGCGCAACCATTGCGTTCGATCATCGCCGGCCACGCTCAATCCATTGAGCGATCGGCGCGACCTCTGGTGGAAGCGAGGCGTTTCGCGGTAATGACACCTCCACCACCGAACTACCCGCCCGGCTTCTTTGCTTCTGACGGTTTTCACCCCAGTGCTGAGGGATACCGCATCTGGGCGGGCTTTGCGTTGGATTATGTCGCGGGTCGAGGCGGGTTTGCCCACCTTGCCTCCCGGTAG
- the purQ gene encoding phosphoribosylformylglycinamidine synthase subunit PurQ — protein MRVGVVTFPGSLDDRDALRAVRLAGHTPVALWHKDHDLQNVDAIVLPGGFSYGDYLRCGAIAARSPIMSDILDAIAKGTPVLGICNGFQILVEAGVLPGGLIHNDHGQFVCRDQELVVENTSTAWTGGFHDNQHITIPLKNGEGGYIADDDTLKRVEGDGLVVFRYWGVNPNGSLHDIAGLRNESGTVVGLMPHPEHAAEPGFGPDTDLAMRSGVDGLTMFTSVALEGVLR, from the coding sequence ATGCGAGTCGGGGTTGTCACCTTTCCTGGTTCACTCGATGACCGCGATGCCTTGCGGGCTGTCCGACTTGCCGGCCACACCCCGGTAGCACTGTGGCATAAAGACCACGACTTGCAGAATGTTGACGCCATTGTCTTGCCGGGCGGCTTCAGCTACGGCGACTATTTGCGATGTGGGGCGATTGCCGCCCGCTCACCCATCATGAGCGACATTCTGGACGCCATCGCTAAAGGAACACCCGTCTTGGGTATTTGTAACGGGTTCCAAATTTTGGTTGAAGCGGGTGTACTTCCCGGTGGCCTGATCCACAACGACCACGGTCAATTTGTCTGCCGCGACCAAGAACTGGTGGTGGAAAACACTTCGACGGCGTGGACGGGTGGTTTTCACGACAACCAACACATCACGATCCCGCTGAAAAACGGTGAAGGCGGTTACATCGCTGACGATGACACGCTGAAGCGGGTCGAAGGCGACGGCTTGGTCGTCTTTCGCTATTGGGGGGTAAACCCGAACGGTTCACTCCACGACATCGCGGGTCTTCGAAACGAGTCAGGCACGGTCGTGGGTTTGATGCCACACCCGGAACACGCCGCTGAGCCAGGCTTTGGGCCAGACACCGACTTGGCAATGCGAAGCGGTGTTGACGGACTCACCATGTTCACATCAGTGGCGTTGGAGGGGGTCCTTCGATGA
- a CDS encoding DUF3817 domain-containing protein produces MTLKPKNLYGIVAVSEMVTWTGLIVAMIIRYGFGEYGPWFFYAGISHGTVFLAYCTVALIVGHNQRWSLGRLLLALASAIPPYLTVPFDRSLHKLGLLEGDWRTTASDDPRDQRFPDPLFRWFIARPVLLMLTILGVVVVLTAVALALGPPREWG; encoded by the coding sequence ATGACGCTGAAGCCGAAAAACCTTTACGGCATTGTGGCGGTGTCCGAAATGGTCACCTGGACGGGTCTGATTGTCGCGATGATTATTCGCTACGGCTTTGGCGAATACGGTCCATGGTTTTTCTATGCCGGGATCTCGCACGGCACAGTGTTTTTGGCCTACTGCACGGTGGCGTTGATTGTGGGGCACAATCAACGCTGGTCACTGGGTCGCCTCCTACTGGCTTTGGCGTCCGCCATTCCGCCCTACCTGACGGTGCCCTTTGACCGCTCCTTACATAAACTAGGGCTCCTCGAAGGTGACTGGCGCACCACTGCCAGTGATGACCCGCGTGATCAACGCTTCCCCGACCCACTGTTTCGCTGGTTTATCGCCCGTCCGGTGTTGTTAATGCTCACTATTCTCGGCGTCGTCGTGGTGCTGACCGCGGTCGCTCTCGCCCTTGGCCCTCCCAGAGAGTGGGGATAG
- a CDS encoding sterol carrier family protein, translated as MSRRKIPDTEGMQAVNAWSAGGHGSELDPDVLALAVRYTLQVLQVRAPGRSVEIRVPPFGAAQIVEGTRHTRGTPPATVELSPDAFLQLATGQAHWSQLSEAGAIQASGERSDLREFFPLWRLG; from the coding sequence ATGTCCAGAAGGAAGATTCCCGATACTGAGGGGATGCAGGCGGTCAACGCCTGGAGCGCGGGTGGGCACGGTTCCGAGCTGGATCCAGACGTCCTGGCCCTCGCCGTGCGCTACACCCTTCAGGTGCTCCAGGTGCGCGCACCGGGGCGAAGTGTCGAAATTCGAGTGCCCCCTTTCGGGGCAGCCCAGATTGTGGAGGGCACCAGACACACCAGGGGGACACCGCCGGCGACGGTCGAGTTGAGCCCTGACGCGTTTCTTCAGTTGGCGACTGGCCAGGCTCACTGGTCGCAGTTGAGCGAAGCGGGGGCCATCCAGGCCTCTGGGGAGCGCTCAGACCTCCGAGAGTTTTTTCCACTCTGGCGGTTAGGCTAA
- the purD gene encoding phosphoribosylamine--glycine ligase, with amino-acid sequence MKILVLGSGAREHSLIMALAKENAHTLYAAPGNAGTAEWAENVALDPTNKSVVAQIAKDLDVDLVVVGPEAPLVAGVADALKNENIPVFGPSHKAAAIEGSKSFAKDVMAAAGVPTGESETVADEATLVAALDRMGAPYVVKADGLAAGKGVLVTDDRQAAIDHAAYYLQDGTVVVEEFLDGPEVSLFFLSDGHTVVPLAPAQDYKRAFDGDQGPNTGGMGAYSPLPWLDDDFVELVTNTVARPTINELASRGVPFVGLLYCGLIVTAKGVRVIEFNARFGDPETQVVLARLTSDLAPLLLAAANGTLGEYEPPAFSDDVALTVVLASEGYPEKPITGRVITGLDDALAIPGVTVAHAATAHSDDGLIATGGRVLSVIATGTTFDSARKSAYDALQAITLEGGHYRLDIAQRVSDDHSG; translated from the coding sequence GTGAAGATATTGGTTCTGGGCTCTGGCGCACGAGAGCATTCGCTGATTATGGCCCTCGCCAAAGAAAACGCCCACACTCTTTACGCCGCACCAGGAAACGCCGGCACCGCAGAGTGGGCAGAAAATGTGGCTCTCGATCCGACAAACAAGTCTGTGGTGGCCCAGATTGCCAAAGATCTGGATGTGGATCTCGTGGTTGTCGGACCCGAAGCACCCCTTGTTGCCGGTGTCGCAGACGCGTTGAAGAACGAAAACATCCCTGTCTTTGGGCCCAGCCACAAAGCAGCAGCAATTGAGGGTTCCAAATCTTTCGCCAAAGACGTCATGGCCGCCGCCGGTGTCCCTACCGGTGAGAGTGAAACGGTCGCGGACGAAGCCACTCTTGTTGCGGCACTCGATCGAATGGGTGCGCCCTATGTGGTGAAGGCCGACGGCCTTGCCGCCGGTAAAGGGGTGTTGGTGACAGACGACCGTCAAGCCGCCATCGACCACGCCGCCTATTACCTGCAAGACGGAACTGTGGTCGTCGAAGAGTTTCTTGACGGCCCAGAAGTGTCGCTGTTTTTCCTCTCCGATGGTCACACCGTGGTGCCCTTAGCACCCGCGCAGGATTACAAACGCGCATTTGATGGTGACCAGGGGCCTAACACGGGAGGCATGGGTGCTTACAGCCCTCTTCCCTGGTTGGACGACGATTTTGTGGAACTCGTCACGAACACCGTGGCCAGACCCACCATCAACGAACTAGCCAGCAGGGGTGTTCCTTTTGTGGGGCTGCTCTACTGCGGCCTCATCGTCACCGCAAAAGGTGTCCGAGTCATCGAATTCAATGCTCGCTTTGGTGACCCAGAAACCCAGGTCGTCTTGGCAAGGCTCACCTCAGACTTAGCCCCACTACTTCTGGCTGCTGCCAATGGCACATTGGGCGAATATGAACCACCCGCCTTTTCCGATGATGTTGCCCTCACTGTGGTTCTCGCCAGTGAGGGTTACCCCGAAAAACCGATTACCGGTCGAGTGATCACCGGGCTTGATGACGCGTTGGCCATCCCCGGTGTCACCGTTGCCCACGCCGCAACTGCCCACAGTGACGATGGACTCATTGCCACAGGGGGTCGAGTCTTAAGCGTGATTGCCACAGGCACTACCTTCGATAGCGCCAGAAAAAGTGCCTACGATGCCCTCCAGGCCATCACCCTGGAGGGTGGCCACTATCGCCTCGACATTGCCCAACGAGTGAGCGATGACCACTCTGGCTGA
- a CDS encoding fluoride efflux transporter FluC, which translates to MSGLSIGATPDGEPSSPRRDSGQATAPTGLLTALAIAIGGALGALARVGLSEWFGADASSTSTLVITLGINTVGAFALGLLRRPQALRPTGFLYSGLTVGFLGAFTTWSAVMVQLAVLHGGGHWMLGIGYLFLTLVLGLTAAWWGLRSGVAKTKVAS; encoded by the coding sequence GTGTCCGGACTTTCCATAGGAGCCACACCAGACGGTGAGCCTTCCAGCCCGCGTCGAGACTCCGGCCAGGCGACAGCACCCACGGGCCTGCTCACCGCACTGGCCATCGCTATCGGTGGAGCACTAGGTGCACTGGCTCGAGTAGGTCTGAGCGAATGGTTCGGAGCAGATGCTTCGTCCACCAGCACTCTCGTCATCACCCTGGGCATCAACACGGTGGGGGCATTCGCCTTGGGCCTGCTTCGCCGCCCACAGGCGCTCAGGCCCACAGGATTTCTTTATTCAGGGCTCACGGTGGGTTTTCTGGGTGCGTTTACGACCTGGTCTGCTGTCATGGTTCAACTCGCCGTCCTCCACGGTGGGGGTCATTGGATGCTGGGCATTGGTTACCTCTTCTTGACCCTCGTGTTAGGCCTTACTGCCGCGTGGTGGGGACTGCGCTCTGGTGTGGCGAAGACGAAAGTGGCGTCATGA